From one Phragmitibacter flavus genomic stretch:
- a CDS encoding type II toxin-antitoxin system VapC family toxin — MGYLLDTDVLSESSKAIPNEKVMSWLDAHDHEIYLSTISYGELVKGIELLAPGKRRKQIAAWFDRLNHWAADRLLPPSTEVMRTWGQLCAKYERKGRRLPVLDSLIAATAITHGHRLVTRNTSDHPTEITLINPWEM, encoded by the coding sequence ATGGGCTATCTGCTCGACACCGATGTTCTGAGCGAATCATCGAAAGCAATCCCGAATGAAAAGGTCATGTCCTGGCTGGACGCCCATGATCACGAAATCTACCTGTCCACCATCTCCTATGGAGAACTCGTCAAAGGCATCGAGCTTCTAGCCCCTGGAAAACGCCGTAAACAAATCGCCGCTTGGTTTGACCGCCTGAATCACTGGGCCGCTGACAGACTGCTCCCACCGAGCACCGAAGTCATGCGCACTTGGGGCCAGCTCTGCGCCAAATATGAACGCAAAGGACGACGCCTCCCCGTCCTCGACAGCCTCATTGCTGCGACCGCCATCACTCACGGACACCGCCTGGTCACCAGAAACACCAGTGATCACCCAACTGAGATTACCTTGATCAATCCTTGGGAAATGTGA
- a CDS encoding type II toxin-antitoxin system Phd/YefM family antitoxin — MVWQLQKAKNQLSELVDLALSEGPQTITRHGRPTVVVIAADEYNRQTKKEKLSSILRDCPAKGWNLTRDKDTGRTIHLD, encoded by the coding sequence ATGGTCTGGCAACTCCAAAAGGCGAAAAACCAACTCAGTGAACTGGTCGACCTCGCCTTGAGCGAAGGCCCGCAAACGATCACCCGTCATGGTCGACCCACCGTGGTTGTCATCGCAGCAGACGAATACAACCGTCAGACCAAAAAAGAAAAACTCTCCAGCATTCTTCGCGATTGCCCGGCCAAGGGATGGAACCTTACCCGCGACAAGGATACAGGCCGCACCATCCACCTCGACTGA
- a CDS encoding prolyl oligopeptidase family serine peptidase — translation MAHRQRVYPVQILRTAKFVQPMIHRAIFSFILLVSLSTQAQSVEPQVQIVPPSDYQSRDAEVEALHQRLEKENPRRFQARTFEHAGREVRYRWFTPKSADGRLPLIITLHGSSGKGSDNLTQLTGGNATLSAGVWASPESQAKHPCFVLAPQCPPGEMWTHTASWTSPDHPLAPQPAPALADVMALLDELLKTHPIDPTRIYLAGASMGGYGTWDWIVREPQRFAAAIPVCGGMPEGQAAQLKRLPLWIFHGENDNIVPVAESRRAFAEITAAGGHPRYTEFAKGAHRISVYVWSDPKIAEWLFAQKRKPSNFKN, via the coding sequence ATGGCTCACCGACAGCGGGTTTATCCCGTCCAAATCCTGAGAACCGCGAAGTTCGTTCAACCAATGATCCATCGCGCCATCTTCTCTTTTATCTTGTTGGTAAGTTTATCCACCCAGGCTCAATCAGTCGAACCACAAGTTCAAATCGTCCCTCCATCAGACTACCAATCCCGCGATGCCGAAGTAGAAGCCTTGCATCAACGTCTGGAAAAGGAAAACCCCCGTCGCTTTCAAGCCCGCACCTTTGAACATGCCGGCCGGGAAGTGCGCTATCGTTGGTTCACTCCGAAGTCAGCCGACGGACGATTGCCACTTATCATCACCCTACACGGCAGCTCCGGCAAAGGCAGCGACAACCTCACCCAACTCACTGGCGGCAACGCCACCCTCAGCGCAGGCGTCTGGGCGAGCCCCGAATCCCAAGCAAAACACCCCTGTTTCGTCCTCGCCCCCCAATGCCCACCGGGCGAAATGTGGACTCACACCGCTTCCTGGACTTCGCCCGACCATCCCCTCGCACCCCAACCCGCCCCTGCCCTCGCCGATGTGATGGCCTTGCTCGATGAACTCCTCAAAACCCACCCCATCGACCCCACCCGCATCTACCTCGCCGGTGCATCCATGGGCGGTTACGGCACCTGGGACTGGATCGTGCGCGAACCCCAACGCTTCGCCGCCGCCATCCCCGTCTGCGGCGGCATGCCCGAAGGTCAGGCTGCCCAACTCAAGCGCCTTCCCCTGTGGATCTTCCACGGCGAAAACGACAACATCGTGCCCGTTGCCGAATCCCGACGCGCCTTTGCCGAAATCACCGCCGCCGGAGGGCACCCCCGTTACACCGAGTTCGCCAAAGGGGCCCATCGAATCTCCGTCTATGTTTGGAGCGATCCAAAGATTGCCGAATGGCTCTTTGCCCAAAAACGAAAACCATCCAATTTCAAAAATTGA
- a CDS encoding SIR2 family protein: protein MINLDRVVEMQIYSEPVMGVMGNVFECGFIRRLGNADGHSMNRRTSCTYGGIQFPGGLLDAQNAGKLVVFAGAGVSKPWPSCLPDFRGLVKKIGGGHFKQKSREPFDQYLGRLKESGVDVHARAGEFLGGTAPHRQLHEDLLRIFVDSESVRLVTTNFDGHFSTAARNVFKGIAPEEFYAPALPLGNDFGGIAYLHGKLTRPQQGLVLTDMDFGKAYVTDGWARRFLISLFQNYTVLFVGYSHEDPIMHHLARGMAKISNDKNDDENGFVPERYAIVTDDLGSRERWKYLGIQPILYTVDPKEKGKGRKFNPHHSLDTSIHLWASHYRRSNSERVLRLREFARDPLSVADPDNATEVLEVFGEPFLAEQFLKGAESVEWMDWLNGQGTLKPLFELDGESDRAAHPTLIELAKWYAGQFKRNHQEALSVCQRHGGKLHSKLVWQLFVSIAYGPPEKVPDEVFDKGGWLLLQQADGVLTTENWGQMLDRCQIPQHRVLALEIFRRLTRPRLELREEFRFSWEDSNAPKAIFKLVPPELHGAGLYDWTDRILRNYLNLYGDEIGFILTCHLGQASCLSSRTYPDEEVYLGDDLGFGAHHLDHDNLLLLLARRLLEELGSQRPDSAIALIEPWSRSEHFVLNRLALHGLEHLKSWTADHKIRWMMERFANGVLRAEHGIYYLLDVFWSDMSDDVRDQAVDWLLLSQNLDDENRARRLWRNLHSLDKIAPTHSISNAKKKIKERWPRFEEVTDMEMIAGPRAPKPLERALQCTAEEWVKVIIQDQNAQGDRRHSNARTVSEVLMLTGQKNLEWHLKFLKAALQDDGFPDNVLHYWFSSWRESSPDASHWQKLFDLVDEVQMASFEFWKGIAGLLLRGVERKEGGMPDQFLQKAGDIAVITWPQLERDFSGDWHDERKHDWLFLVLNRAPGDIARFWLFWVTYLSSDSDENLANDQIITMAESRSDAGALAQITFCWHCSTLYNRAPKLVLEHILPLLDWERDEVTAKRCWSGFLHDRWHKDYIPSVLPHFEKLLKREAEKKSDFDDRVTRCVVHLVFDFIEVQHKTKWLKSMVGMMNDGMRILTAETMCNRLLFRPSSEADEAWISWLAEYLADRKTGLPVGLIDDEVTKIMCLPACMNNEFPHMAEWVMREIGPVLNGLRANRPIPIVKTINERQLALRFPDATCRFTTWLLEHSQRLSRMAECDAVLKLKEDLRENGVADELYAKLEDVLVPFI, encoded by the coding sequence ATGATCAATTTGGATCGGGTGGTCGAGATGCAAATATATTCAGAACCTGTCATGGGGGTGATGGGAAATGTATTTGAATGTGGATTTATACGACGCTTGGGTAATGCTGATGGGCATTCAATGAATCGACGCACCTCATGCACCTATGGCGGCATACAGTTTCCTGGCGGACTACTGGATGCGCAGAATGCTGGCAAATTGGTAGTTTTTGCAGGTGCTGGAGTTTCCAAGCCATGGCCAAGTTGCCTGCCGGATTTTCGAGGATTGGTAAAAAAGATTGGAGGCGGGCATTTTAAACAGAAAAGTCGTGAACCTTTTGATCAATATTTGGGCAGGCTAAAAGAGTCGGGAGTCGACGTGCATGCAAGGGCCGGAGAATTCCTTGGCGGGACCGCACCCCACCGGCAGCTTCATGAGGACCTATTGAGGATCTTTGTTGATTCTGAATCAGTTCGGCTGGTCACTACGAATTTCGATGGGCATTTTTCAACGGCAGCAAGAAATGTCTTTAAAGGCATTGCGCCGGAAGAATTCTACGCGCCGGCGCTGCCGCTTGGAAACGACTTTGGAGGCATTGCTTATCTTCATGGTAAGCTGACTCGTCCTCAGCAAGGGCTAGTTTTGACGGACATGGATTTCGGCAAAGCCTATGTCACCGATGGATGGGCACGTCGGTTTCTCATCTCGCTGTTTCAAAACTATACCGTGCTCTTTGTGGGCTACAGTCACGAGGACCCGATCATGCATCATCTTGCCAGGGGCATGGCCAAGATCAGCAATGATAAAAATGACGATGAAAATGGGTTCGTGCCTGAGCGATACGCCATAGTCACGGATGATCTGGGAAGCCGCGAGCGATGGAAATATCTAGGGATACAACCAATTTTATATACTGTTGATCCCAAGGAGAAAGGCAAAGGTCGAAAATTCAACCCGCATCATTCGCTCGATACGTCAATCCACCTTTGGGCATCACACTATCGTCGCTCAAACTCCGAGCGCGTCCTGCGTTTAAGAGAGTTTGCCAGAGATCCACTTTCTGTAGCTGATCCAGACAACGCCACAGAAGTCCTTGAGGTATTTGGAGAACCTTTTCTAGCTGAGCAATTTCTGAAGGGGGCCGAATCTGTGGAGTGGATGGACTGGCTCAATGGACAGGGGACATTAAAGCCGCTGTTTGAATTGGATGGTGAATCGGACAGAGCGGCGCATCCGACTCTGATTGAATTGGCAAAATGGTATGCAGGACAGTTCAAGCGGAATCATCAAGAGGCGCTGAGTGTATGCCAAAGGCACGGTGGAAAGCTTCATAGCAAACTGGTCTGGCAGTTGTTTGTAAGCATAGCCTACGGCCCGCCCGAAAAAGTGCCGGATGAAGTTTTTGATAAAGGTGGCTGGCTGCTGTTGCAGCAAGCTGATGGTGTTCTTACTACTGAGAATTGGGGCCAAATGTTGGATCGGTGTCAAATTCCACAGCATCGAGTGCTAGCGCTGGAGATATTTCGGAGGCTTACACGACCGAGGCTTGAATTGCGTGAGGAATTCAGGTTTTCTTGGGAAGATTCGAATGCTCCAAAAGCAATTTTCAAACTGGTGCCTCCTGAATTGCATGGTGCAGGGCTTTATGACTGGACGGATAGAATCCTGAGGAATTATCTGAATCTATATGGTGATGAAATCGGTTTCATACTTACCTGCCATCTTGGCCAGGCGAGTTGTCTGAGTTCAAGAACTTATCCAGATGAAGAGGTTTACTTGGGTGATGACCTCGGGTTTGGAGCGCATCATCTCGACCATGACAATTTGCTTCTGCTGCTAGCTCGGAGACTTCTGGAAGAACTTGGTAGTCAGAGGCCTGATTCGGCCATTGCGCTTATTGAACCGTGGAGCCGTTCGGAACATTTTGTTCTGAATCGCTTGGCATTACATGGGTTGGAGCATCTGAAGTCATGGACAGCTGACCACAAAATTCGCTGGATGATGGAACGCTTTGCCAATGGGGTGCTCAGAGCGGAACATGGCATCTATTATCTATTAGATGTTTTTTGGAGCGATATGTCAGATGATGTTCGTGATCAGGCGGTTGATTGGCTGCTCCTAAGTCAAAATCTGGACGACGAGAACAGAGCTAGGAGGCTATGGCGGAACTTGCATTCACTGGATAAAATTGCGCCAACGCACTCCATATCAAATGCCAAGAAAAAAATTAAGGAGCGCTGGCCAAGGTTCGAAGAGGTTACTGATATGGAAATGATTGCGGGCCCGCGTGCGCCCAAGCCATTAGAACGAGCTTTGCAATGCACGGCAGAGGAATGGGTGAAGGTGATCATACAAGATCAAAATGCTCAGGGTGATCGACGGCATTCCAACGCGCGCACCGTTTCTGAGGTGCTCATGTTGACCGGTCAGAAAAATTTGGAGTGGCATCTTAAGTTCCTGAAAGCAGCTTTGCAGGATGATGGGTTTCCTGACAATGTATTGCACTATTGGTTCTCAAGTTGGAGAGAGTCATCCCCTGACGCGAGCCATTGGCAGAAGTTGTTTGATCTGGTTGATGAAGTGCAAATGGCTTCGTTTGAATTTTGGAAGGGCATTGCAGGACTCTTATTGAGAGGTGTGGAGCGCAAGGAGGGCGGGATGCCGGATCAGTTCCTGCAAAAAGCGGGTGATATTGCTGTGATAACTTGGCCGCAGTTGGAGAGGGATTTCTCTGGAGACTGGCATGATGAAAGAAAGCATGACTGGCTATTTCTTGTATTGAACCGTGCGCCGGGAGATATCGCCCGGTTTTGGCTCTTCTGGGTTACATATTTATCAAGTGACAGTGACGAAAATTTGGCCAATGACCAAATCATCACCATGGCAGAATCGAGATCCGATGCTGGCGCGCTGGCCCAAATTACTTTTTGCTGGCATTGCAGCACTCTTTATAATCGCGCACCCAAGCTGGTATTAGAACATATTCTACCGTTGCTAGATTGGGAGCGCGATGAGGTTACCGCCAAGCGTTGCTGGAGCGGCTTTTTGCACGACAGGTGGCATAAAGATTATATCCCAAGTGTGCTGCCACATTTTGAGAAATTGTTGAAGCGTGAAGCAGAAAAGAAAAGTGATTTTGATGACCGTGTCACCAGATGCGTGGTTCACTTAGTTTTTGATTTCATTGAAGTCCAACACAAGACCAAGTGGCTCAAAAGCATGGTCGGGATGATGAATGATGGGATGCGAATACTAACCGCCGAAACTATGTGCAATCGGCTGTTGTTTCGTCCTTCTTCGGAGGCTGATGAAGCATGGATTTCGTGGTTGGCAGAATATTTGGCGGACAGAAAAACTGGATTGCCGGTTGGGTTGATTGATGATGAGGTGACAAAAATCATGTGTCTCCCTGCCTGCATGAATAACGAGTTTCCCCATATGGCGGAGTGGGTGATGCGCGAAATTGGACCTGTCTTGAATGGACTAAGGGCTAATAGACCGATTCCAATCGTTAAAACGATTAATGAAAGACAGCTAGCGTTACGATTTCCTGATGCCACCTGTCGGTTCACCACATGGTTGCTTGAGCATTCTCAAAGGCTATCGAGAATGGCGGAGTGTGATGCGGTGCTCAAGCTGAAAGAGGATCTGAGGGAGAATGGGGTTGCCGATGAGCTTTACGCAAAGCTTGAGGATGTGTTGGTTCCATTCATTTAA
- a CDS encoding type II toxin-antitoxin system VapC family toxin, translating into MPFLLDTVTISAFRRPAKAGPQLVQWQQSQQGQIGYLSVVTLNELRFGMKKVQSRDPVFASNLATWYDQIIALPDHFRILNVDRAIAEQAADFRAEHGTSFEDSLIAATAKIHGLTLATRNTADFKPTGISLVNPWEFSP; encoded by the coding sequence ATGCCGTTCCTCCTCGACACCGTGACGATATCAGCTTTCCGTCGTCCTGCGAAGGCCGGTCCCCAGCTGGTTCAATGGCAGCAATCGCAGCAGGGTCAGATTGGCTACTTGAGCGTTGTGACCCTAAATGAGCTCCGCTTTGGGATGAAAAAAGTGCAGTCCCGTGATCCCGTTTTTGCGTCAAACCTCGCCACTTGGTATGACCAAATCATCGCCCTGCCTGACCATTTCCGTATCCTCAACGTGGACCGCGCCATTGCCGAGCAAGCAGCCGACTTCCGCGCAGAGCACGGAACTTCCTTCGAAGACTCCCTCATCGCCGCCACCGCCAAGATCCACGGCCTCACCCTTGCCACCCGCAACACCGCCGACTTCAAACCCACCGGCATCTCCCTCGTCAACCCCTGGGAATTCTCTCCCTAA
- a CDS encoding adenosine deaminase, with protein sequence MQDLHIHLGGAVPSSVLWETLCDNGLQTEFVDFATFHDSLTARPDEVKSLDDFLGRYFQVTEEIQSSPSAANVSAYQVVAKAYRRAKVTSLELRFNPHKRMRHGLHTMDAIILAVIQGLERASLHYGVATGIILSLGRDLPLDANWQIIEAAIKWRSRGPLNGASGVVGIDMAGPESRALELDPDWLSETTTMMHQARAAGLKITYHIGESPSSGPQGMLRVLENIQPDRIGHGIELRHATGTTKASLVHLLRQNSVCLELCPTVNIVTRVIPDITHIAQFVRELAASDIPFCINTDNPYLIHTNLKREHEIIGAELGNESTALLALSAQHASRHHFLSE encoded by the coding sequence ATGCAGGACCTTCACATCCACCTCGGCGGTGCCGTCCCTTCCTCCGTCCTCTGGGAAACCCTCTGCGACAACGGACTGCAAACCGAGTTTGTCGATTTTGCCACCTTCCACGACTCCCTCACCGCGCGTCCCGACGAAGTCAAATCCCTCGACGATTTCCTCGGTCGTTACTTTCAAGTCACCGAAGAAATCCAGTCCTCCCCCTCCGCCGCCAACGTCTCCGCCTATCAGGTCGTCGCAAAAGCCTACCGACGCGCCAAAGTCACCTCCCTCGAACTGCGCTTCAATCCCCACAAACGCATGCGCCATGGACTCCACACCATGGACGCCATCATCCTCGCCGTCATCCAGGGCCTCGAACGCGCCTCCCTCCACTACGGCGTCGCCACCGGCATCATTCTCTCGCTCGGACGCGACCTCCCCCTCGACGCCAACTGGCAGATCATCGAAGCCGCCATCAAATGGCGCAGCCGTGGACCCTTGAACGGAGCCAGTGGCGTCGTTGGCATCGACATGGCCGGACCCGAATCCCGCGCCCTCGAACTCGACCCCGACTGGCTCAGCGAAACCACCACCATGATGCACCAGGCGCGTGCAGCCGGACTGAAGATCACCTATCACATTGGCGAAAGTCCCAGCAGCGGTCCGCAAGGCATGCTGCGCGTGCTCGAAAACATTCAGCCTGATCGCATCGGACACGGCATCGAACTGCGTCACGCCACCGGCACCACCAAGGCCTCTCTCGTCCACCTCCTGCGCCAAAACAGCGTGTGCCTCGAACTCTGTCCAACCGTAAACATCGTCACCCGCGTCATTCCCGACATCACCCACATCGCCCAGTTTGTGCGTGAGCTCGCCGCTTCAGACATCCCCTTTTGTATAAACACCGACAACCCCTATCTCATTCACACCAACCTCAAACGCGAACACGAAATCATCGGCGCCGAACTCGGCAACGAGTCCACCGCCCTCCTCGCCCTGAGCGCCCAGCACGCCAGCCGCCACCACTTTCTCAGCGAGTAG
- a CDS encoding type II toxin-antitoxin system CcdA family antitoxin: MNVTLKLPDDLVREARHLAVNQSQSLSAWMANLVRRELATKSATEIEKPKTWIEALTLPDMPASFYEKDFPLPDRKATKHREFTFEPDED, from the coding sequence ATGAACGTTACCCTCAAACTCCCCGACGACCTCGTCCGCGAAGCCCGGCACCTGGCGGTCAACCAATCCCAATCCCTCTCTGCTTGGATGGCTAACCTTGTTCGCCGAGAACTCGCCACAAAGTCCGCCACCGAAATCGAAAAGCCAAAAACCTGGATCGAAGCCCTGACCCTTCCCGACATGCCCGCTTCGTTCTACGAGAAGGATTTCCCCCTGCCAGATCGAAAAGCCACAAAACACCGTGAGTTCACCTTCGAGCCTGACGAGGACTGA
- a CDS encoding NADP-dependent isocitrate dehydrogenase, protein MSATPTIIYTKTDEAPALATYSFLPIVQAFTKHSGINVETRDISLAGRVIAQFPDFLTDDQKIADHLSELGAMTLTPEANIIKLPNVSASVPQLKAAIAELQSKGYALPDLPENPSTDADKDIKARYAKVMGSAVNPVLREGNSDRRAPKAVKDYAKAHPHSMGLWSPDSKTTVGSMNGRGDFFSNEKSVTVPTATDVKIQFTGKDGSVKILKASTPLKAGEIIDATFMSKKALTAFIEEQIAIAKAEGVLFSLHMKATMMKVSDPIIFGHAVKVFFKDLIAKHEATLTELGVDFNNGFGDLIAKLSKLPSDKKAEIESDIQLAYANGPALSMVNSDKGITNLHVPSDVIVDASMPAMIRAGGKVWDAQGKTGDTLAVIPDSSYAGIYQATIDFCKTNGALDPKTMGSVPNVGLMAQAAEEYGSHNKTFEIPADGKVEVIDTDGNILLSHDVEAGDIWRACQTKDAPIQDWVKLAVKRARASGTPAIFWLDKTRAHDAQLIAKVETYLKDHDTTGLDLRILPPAEACTASLERIVKGEDTISVTGNVLRDYNTDLFPILEVGTSAKMLSIVPLMNGGGLFETGAGGSAPKHVQQFLEENYLRWDSLGEFFALAPSFEHIAETFNLPRAKVLADTLDAATGKFLEFDRSPGRKLGTIDNRGSHFYLALYWAQALAAQTSDHELQTLFTPIAEQLTSNEEKIVAELLAVQGSPIDIGGYYQPDDQKANTALRPSQTFNTILATL, encoded by the coding sequence ATGTCCGCCACTCCCACCATCATCTACACCAAGACCGACGAAGCCCCCGCCCTCGCCACCTACTCCTTCCTGCCCATCGTCCAGGCCTTTACCAAACACTCCGGCATCAACGTCGAAACCCGCGACATCTCCCTCGCCGGCCGCGTCATCGCCCAGTTCCCCGATTTCCTCACCGACGACCAAAAAATCGCGGACCACCTCTCCGAACTCGGTGCCATGACCCTCACTCCCGAGGCCAACATCATCAAACTCCCCAACGTCTCCGCCTCAGTCCCCCAACTCAAAGCCGCCATCGCCGAACTGCAATCGAAAGGCTACGCGCTCCCCGATCTTCCCGAAAACCCCAGCACCGACGCCGACAAAGACATCAAGGCCCGCTACGCCAAAGTCATGGGCTCCGCCGTCAATCCCGTCCTCCGCGAAGGCAACTCCGACCGACGCGCCCCCAAAGCCGTCAAAGACTACGCCAAAGCCCACCCCCACTCCATGGGCCTTTGGTCCCCCGACTCGAAAACCACCGTCGGCTCCATGAACGGCAGAGGCGACTTCTTCTCCAACGAAAAATCCGTCACCGTCCCCACCGCCACCGACGTCAAAATCCAGTTCACCGGCAAAGACGGCAGCGTCAAAATCCTCAAAGCCTCCACCCCTCTCAAAGCCGGTGAAATCATCGACGCCACCTTCATGAGCAAAAAGGCCCTCACCGCCTTCATCGAAGAACAAATCGCCATCGCCAAAGCCGAAGGTGTCCTCTTCTCCCTGCACATGAAAGCCACCATGATGAAGGTCTCCGACCCCATCATCTTCGGCCACGCCGTCAAAGTCTTCTTCAAAGACCTCATCGCCAAACACGAAGCGACGCTCACCGAACTCGGCGTCGACTTCAACAATGGCTTCGGTGACCTCATCGCCAAACTCAGCAAACTCCCCTCTGACAAAAAAGCCGAAATCGAGTCCGACATCCAGCTCGCCTACGCCAACGGCCCTGCGCTCAGCATGGTCAACTCCGACAAAGGCATCACCAATCTCCACGTCCCCTCCGACGTCATCGTCGACGCCTCCATGCCCGCCATGATCCGCGCCGGCGGCAAAGTCTGGGACGCCCAAGGCAAAACCGGCGACACCCTCGCCGTCATCCCCGACTCCTCCTATGCCGGGATCTACCAGGCCACCATCGACTTCTGCAAAACCAACGGTGCCCTCGATCCCAAAACCATGGGCTCCGTCCCCAACGTCGGCCTCATGGCCCAGGCCGCCGAAGAATACGGCTCCCACAACAAAACCTTCGAAATCCCCGCAGACGGCAAAGTCGAAGTCATCGACACCGACGGCAACATCCTCCTTTCCCACGACGTCGAAGCTGGCGACATCTGGCGCGCCTGCCAGACCAAAGACGCCCCCATCCAGGACTGGGTAAAACTCGCCGTCAAACGCGCCCGCGCCAGCGGCACTCCCGCCATCTTCTGGCTCGACAAAACCCGCGCTCACGACGCCCAGCTCATCGCCAAAGTCGAAACCTACCTCAAAGACCACGACACCACCGGCCTCGACCTCCGCATCCTCCCCCCTGCCGAAGCCTGCACCGCCAGCCTCGAACGCATCGTCAAAGGCGAAGACACCATCTCCGTCACCGGCAACGTCCTGCGCGACTACAACACCGACCTCTTCCCAATTCTCGAAGTCGGCACCAGCGCCAAAATGCTCAGCATCGTCCCCCTCATGAACGGTGGCGGCCTCTTCGAAACCGGCGCCGGCGGCTCCGCCCCCAAACACGTCCAACAATTCCTCGAAGAAAACTATCTTCGTTGGGACAGTCTCGGTGAATTCTTCGCCCTCGCCCCCAGCTTCGAACACATCGCCGAAACCTTCAACCTCCCACGGGCCAAAGTCCTCGCCGACACCCTCGACGCCGCCACCGGCAAATTCCTCGAATTCGACCGCAGCCCCGGCCGCAAACTCGGCACCATCGACAACCGCGGCAGCCACTTCTACCTCGCCCTCTACTGGGCCCAAGCCCTCGCCGCCCAAACCAGCGACCACGAACTCCAAACCCTCTTCACCCCCATCGCCGAGCAGCTCACTTCCAACGAAGAAAAAATCGTCGCTGAACTCCTCGCCGTCCAGGGCAGTCCCATCGACATCGGCGGCTACTACCAACCCGACGACCAAAAAGCCAACACCGCCCTCCGCCCCAGCCAAACCTTCAATACGATTCTCGCCACCCTGTAA
- a CDS encoding alpha/beta hydrolase: MTKHLLSLLATVPLFIQPLLAEPPAALPLWPNGALGSESRRTEPEKLEGSNVTNVHNPSITPYLPTPETNTGVAVIIAPGGGHSKLCLGHEGYALAEWFRDQGIAAFVLKYRLARDKDSNGAYTIQDHAMADTRRALRIIRSRATEWNIKPDHIGILGFSAGGELAAFSAMKSDSGNLDNTDPIERTSSRPDFQALIYPGTSHLFTVEKGMPPLFIACGYSDRPDIAKGMASLYLKYKEADVKAELHIYSNAGHGFGYKPGTKTAAGAWPYRFREWLTDSGFIPSKS, translated from the coding sequence ATGACCAAGCACCTCCTCTCCCTCCTCGCGACGGTTCCTCTCTTCATCCAACCCCTCCTCGCCGAACCACCCGCCGCCCTCCCGCTCTGGCCTAACGGCGCCCTTGGCTCCGAATCCCGCCGCACCGAACCCGAGAAACTCGAAGGCAGCAACGTCACCAACGTTCACAACCCCTCCATTACGCCCTATCTCCCGACTCCCGAAACCAACACTGGCGTCGCCGTCATCATCGCCCCCGGCGGCGGCCATTCCAAACTCTGCCTCGGTCACGAAGGTTATGCCCTCGCCGAATGGTTCCGCGATCAAGGCATCGCCGCCTTTGTCCTCAAATACCGCCTCGCCCGCGACAAAGACTCCAACGGCGCTTACACCATCCAGGACCATGCCATGGCCGACACCCGCCGCGCTTTGCGCATCATCCGCAGCCGCGCCACCGAATGGAACATTAAACCCGACCACATCGGCATCCTCGGCTTCTCCGCCGGTGGCGAACTCGCCGCCTTCTCCGCCATGAAATCCGATTCCGGCAACTTAGACAACACCGATCCCATCGAACGCACCAGTTCCCGCCCTGACTTCCAAGCCCTCATCTATCCCGGCACTTCTCATCTCTTCACCGTCGAGAAAGGCATGCCTCCATTGTTCATTGCCTGCGGTTACAGCGACCGGCCCGACATCGCCAAAGGCATGGCCTCCCTCTACCTCAAATACAAGGAAGCCGACGTCAAAGCCGAGCTGCACATCTACTCCAACGCCGGTCACGGTTTCGGCTACAAACCCGGCACCAAAACCGCCGCCGGTGCCTGGCCCTACCGGTTCCGCGAATGGCTCACCGACAGCGGGTTTATCCCGTCCAAATCCTGA